The window AGACTCGTCCTACTCGGTTCGGGCCACGATCCCGCGGTCCGAGACCGAAAAGGAAGCTAACTCGGCCTAAAGAAGGCCTCTCTCGGCACATGGACGTGCCGATGCCGCGGAGCCCAAGGACGTTGTGGCCGCGGCGCATGCGGGAGCCAGGGAGGGCAAATGTTAGTTCTTAGCCGCAAGCTCAATCAAGCGATCATGATCGGTGATGACGTTCGCATTGTCGTCGTTGCCGTCGATCGCGACCAAGTAAAGCTCGGCATTGACGCTCCGCGCGCGATCGCCGTGCACCGCTCGGAGATCTACGACGAAATCCAGCGCCAAAACCGCGAAGCCGCTACCTCGCAGCTGCAGGTCGGAGCGTCGACACAGACGCCGACTGCCGCGCTGCTCCGCCCGGGGCCGGCAAAACTTCCTGCCGCCAAACGGGCGAAAGAGCTAAAGGTTCAGACTCCGAGGGCCGATAGCAGCAATTAGTGGGACAGGACGTCCCCTTATTTGCCTGACAAAACTCAAGGAGGAACTACATGCCAGGTATTGGCGGCATCTCCATTGCTACCAACCTACTGGCGAATGCGGTTTCGCTAAACCTAAATCGGAATCAAGGTATGTTGCAGACTGCCGTGACCCGACTTTCTAGTGGTTTGCGAATCAACACAGCCGCTGACGACCCGTCAGGATTGGCTATTGCCACGCGACTCGAGAATCAGTCGCAAGGCTTCGACCAGGGTAGTCTCAATATTCAGGATGCGAATAACGCGGCAACCGTCGCGGAAGGCGCGCTCCAGACAGAGACCAACATCCTGCAGCGCATTCGCGATCTCGCAGTTGAGGCGTCATCCGACATCACGTCGGATTCGGACAAAATCAGCTTGCAAGCCGAAATCTCGCAGCTTCTGCTCGAGATCAATCGCATCTCGCAGAATACGAACTTTAACGGTGCGTATCTGCTCGACGGTCAGCACGAAGGATTTACATCGCAAATTAATTACAATGCGGTGATTTATTCGAACTCGGTGTTGGCTGCTTCGACAACCCCCGGTTCAGCCAATTTGCTCGTCGCGGGCATCACCTACTCCATCACGAACAATTCGTCGCTCGACGGAACGATCGAGATGCAAGTGGCTCAGCTCACGGCAACGCAACAAGGCGTGGTGTTCTCGTTCCTCAGCTCCGCGAGCAACGCTTACTCTCAGGTTTGCATTGCGACGGTCGGCGCTACCGGAACCGCTGTCGTCTTCACGTACGACGGTGTCGGAATTACATCAGGTGTTTCGATCGGAACGCTCGACGTCGGCGTCACGACCTACATTAAGGTCACGCAATACGTCAGCGCCGCATCAAACCCGAGCAATCCGGCGTTCACGGTTCAAGATGGTCCAATCGAAGGTGACGTCATCTCGATCGGTTTCCAGGCGACAAACACGCAAACGCTTCGGTTATCCAACATCAACGTTGCCGGCTCGATTGGTACGGGCTCGGGAACGCTGGCTGCGGAAGACACGATCGGTCAAGTCGACTACGCGCTGACCCAGCTGCTCGGAACGCGAGCACAGCTCGGCGCAATCATGGTCCGGCTGAGCGAAGATCAAGACAACAACAACATCGCTTCAGTCAACCTCACGTCGTCAGCATCCAACATCATGGATCTCAACGTGGGTCAAGAGACCACCGAATACACCAAGCTTCAAATCTTGGTCCAAGTCGGAACCTCGGTCTTGGCACAATCCAACGTCAACGCACAATCGGTACTCGCGCTGTTCAGATAGCGCCCGGATCCGGTTCGTAACAAAAGGGGGCCCCGCGCGAGTGGGGCTTCTCCTTTTTTATAAGGCG of the Candidatus Baltobacteraceae bacterium genome contains:
- a CDS encoding flagellin, with translation MPGIGGISIATNLLANAVSLNLNRNQGMLQTAVTRLSSGLRINTAADDPSGLAIATRLENQSQGFDQGSLNIQDANNAATVAEGALQTETNILQRIRDLAVEASSDITSDSDKISLQAEISQLLLEINRISQNTNFNGAYLLDGQHEGFTSQINYNAVIYSNSVLAASTTPGSANLLVAGITYSITNNSSLDGTIEMQVAQLTATQQGVVFSFLSSASNAYSQVCIATVGATGTAVVFTYDGVGITSGVSIGTLDVGVTTYIKVTQYVSAASNPSNPAFTVQDGPIEGDVISIGFQATNTQTLRLSNINVAGSIGTGSGTLAAEDTIGQVDYALTQLLGTRAQLGAIMVRLSEDQDNNNIASVNLTSSASNIMDLNVGQETTEYTKLQILVQVGTSVLAQSNVNAQSVLALFR
- the csrA gene encoding carbon storage regulator CsrA; this encodes MLVLSRKLNQAIMIGDDVRIVVVAVDRDQVKLGIDAPRAIAVHRSEIYDEIQRQNREAATSQLQVGASTQTPTAALLRPGPAKLPAAKRAKELKVQTPRADSSN